The DNA sequence ACGCCAAAAAGAGCATCGAAACCAAGCAGGTGGCCATCCTGGCCGCCGACGGGGCCGATGGCGCGGCCATTGCCTCCCTCACCAAGGCCCTGGAAGCCAAGGGCGCCGTCGCCAAGCTGGTAGCCCCCCACCTGGGCAAGCTGCGCGTGCAGGGCGGCGAGGCTCTGACCGTCGACTTCAGCCTGCAAACCACGGCCTCCGTGCTGTTCGACGGCGTGTACGTGGTCGGCGACGGCCAGGCCCTCAGCCAGCAGCACGACGCGGTGCACTTCGTGAACGAGGCTTTCCGCCACTGCAAGCCCGTGGGGGCTACGGCGGCCGGCAAAGCCCTGCTGAGCGAGGCGGCCTACGGCGGCGCCAAGGACCTGCTGAGCAGCGACGGAGTAACCATCGGCGACAACGGCACCGACCAGTTCCTGACCGACCTGGCCCAGGGCCGCTTCTGGAGCCGGGAGCTGAACGCCGAGCCCAAGGTGTAGGCGCGCTTATCTTAGGTAAAACGGCCCCCACGCTACCGGTAGCGTGGGGGCCGTGTGCGTTGGGGCCACCCGGCCCGGCCGTTTTTGCGTATCTTCAGGCTGCTATTATTCTCCTTCCTATGCGCCCTACTCTCACCGAAGACGTCATTACCCTGCGCGGCCCCCTGCTGGCCGGCATGTCCGACGACGAGTTCTTCGAATTCTGCCAGCAGCACCCCGAGCTGCGCATTGAGCGCACGGCCGACCACGAAATCATGATTATGTCGCCCACCGGCAGCCGCTCCGGCAAACGCAACGCCCGCCTGAATGGGCAACTCTACATCTGGTTTCAAGCCAATGCGCAGCTGGGGGAATTCTTCGACTCCAACACCGGCTTTACCCTGCCCGACGGCTCGGTTCTGTCGCCGGATGCCTCCTGGGTGTCGGCCGCCAAGTGGAACGCCCTGACTACCGCCCAGCAGGACAAGTTCGCGCCCGTCTGCCCCGAGTTTGTGGTCGA is a window from the Hymenobacter aquaticus genome containing:
- a CDS encoding Uma2 family endonuclease; translated protein: MRPTLTEDVITLRGPLLAGMSDDEFFEFCQQHPELRIERTADHEIMIMSPTGSRSGKRNARLNGQLYIWFQANAQLGEFFDSNTGFTLPDGSVLSPDASWVSAAKWNALTTAQQDKFAPVCPEFVVELKSATDTLRTLQAKMLDYLRNGTQLAWLLDPDAETAYIYRPGRPEPEVVQGFDNELSGETVLPGFQLRLAELR